Part of the Janibacter endophyticus genome is shown below.
CGGGCTGCGGAGCCGCCCACGGACTCGGCCGCGTTGGAGGCGACCATGATCCGGCCGCCCATGATGACCACCGACAGCGCCAGGAGCAGCGCCGGGGCGAGGATGGCCAGCTCGAGGGTGGCCGACCCGTCGTCGTTCGTGAGGCGTCTCACGGCTGGGTCCACCTCTCGATCTCGGCTGTTGCTGACTGCTCGACGCGCGTGGGAACTCCCGGGATCGGGAGGACCCGGTTGACCTCACGGGTCACGGTCACGGTGACGGTGGTGGCGGAGCGTTCGGCCCTGACGCTGTTCCCGCCGTCGGAGACCTGACCGAGGTAGTCCCGTGCAGCTGACGCCGCGGCCTCGGGCGAGGCGCCTTGGACGCTTCCCGTGCGCGCCCCTGCGGCGGCCGCGCCTTGCGCTTCGGTGCGGGCGGTGA
Proteins encoded:
- a CDS encoding TadE/TadG family type IV pilus assembly protein; its protein translation is MTPLHRRLARTVRSERANLSVEWAILAPVAILVIFGIIQTAFWFTARTEAQGAAAAGARTGSVQGASPEAAASAARDYLGQVSDGGNSVRAERSATTVTVTVTREVNRVLPIPGVPTRVEQSATAEIERWTQP